The following are encoded in a window of Oncorhynchus mykiss isolate Arlee chromosome Y, USDA_OmykA_1.1, whole genome shotgun sequence genomic DNA:
- the LOC110509428 gene encoding olfactory receptor 10G4-like produces the protein MFFSELLVNFTGKNVEEFTITGFDHLSHQKLLGFLIFITYFLVILGSGTNICIILTDRRLHTPMYLLICNLAVVDIMFTSSTSTTMISVLLGEVKTISYYSCISRMYIYHLGDITECLALSLMALDRTIAIRTPLRYHSILTNPRLFLLITATWLLGLGVMGVLTAQADSLPYCQPIIRYVFCDYPAMVRAACVNPEPYWMFPTILGLWLIGAQFTFILLSYVNLIYTVVRLPNNESRVQVFNTCICHIIVVSCYFAPKLVSVLLTRIGVMLNLTERNALLIMATLLPSLINPTVYCLKTKEIRKRLVQIMYRKRTAVMK, from the coding sequence ATGTTTTTTAGTGAACTTCTAGTGAATTTCACGGGGAAAAATGTGGAGGAGTTTACCATCACAGGCTTCGACCACCTCTCTCACCAGAAGCTCCTGGGCTTCCTCATCTTCATCACCTATTTCCTTGTGATTCTGGGAAGCGGCACCAACATCTGCATAATTTTGACGGACAGACGGCTGCACACGCCCATGTACCTCCTCATCTGTAACCTGGCCGTGGTGGACATCATGTTCACCTCCAGCACCAGCACCACCATGATCTCTGTCCTGCTGGGCGAGGTCAAAACCATCTCCTACTACTCCTGCATATCACGCATGTACATCTACCACCTGGGTGACATCACAGAGTGTCTGGCCCTGTCCCTGATGGCTTTGGACCGAACCATCGCTATCAGAACCCCTCTTAGGTACCACAGCATACTGACTAACCCACGGCTCTTTCTATTGATCACAGCTACCTggctgttagggttaggggtcatgGGGGTATTAACAGCTCAGGCAGACAGCCTTCCATACTGCCAGCCCATTATTAGATATGTGTTCTGTGACTATCCTGCTATGGTCAGAGCCGCCTGTGTCAACCCTGAACCCTATTGGATGTTTCCCACCATCCTGGGTCTGTGGTTGATTGGTGCACAGTTCACATTCATTCTGCTGTCATACGTGAATCTGATCTACACAGTAGTGAGACTGCCTAACAACGAGAGCAGAGTGCAGGTGTTTAATACCTGTATTTGTCACATCATTGTGGTGTCCTGTTACTTTGCCCCCAAGTTAGTTTCTGTGTTGTTGACGAGGATAGGGGTGATGCTGAATCTGACGGAGCGTAATGCTTTACTGATTATGGCCACGCTGTTACCTTCTCTGATCAAtcctacagtctactgtctgaaGACCAAGGAGATTAGAAAGAGATTGGTTCAGATAATGTATAGAAAAAGAACTGCAGTGATGAAATGA
- the LOC110509429 gene encoding olfactory receptor 10G7-like, with the protein MIKTAMVDIMFTTSTSTTMISVLLAEVKTISYNSCISSMYIYHLGDITGCLSLSLMGLDRTIAISTSLRYSSILTNPRLFLLITATWLIGLGVMGVVAAQADSLPYCQPIIRYVFCDYPTMVRAACVNPEPYWMLPTILGLWLIGAQFTFILLSYVNLIYTVVRLPNNESRVQVFNTCICHIIVVSCYFAPKLVSVLLTRIGVKLNLTERNALLIMATLLPSLINPVVFCLKTKEIRNWLEIGSDTVHKK; encoded by the coding sequence ATGATTAAGACAGCCATGGTGGACATCATGTTCACCACCAGCACCAGCACCACCATGATCTCTGTCCTGCTGGCCGAGGTCAAAACCATCTCCTACAACTCCTGCATATCAAGCATGTACATCTACCACCTGGGTGACATCACAGggtgtctgtccctgtccctgatgGGTTTGGACCGAACCATCGCTATCAGCACTTCTCTTAGGTACTCCAGCATCCTGACTAACCCAAGGCTCTTCCTGTTGATCACAGCTACCTGGCTGATAGGGCTAGGGGTCATGGGGGTAGTAGCAGCTCAGGCAGACAGCCTTCCATACTGCCAGCCCATTATTAGATATGTGTTCTGTGACTATCCTACTATGGTCAGAGCCGCCTGTGTCAACCCTGAACCCTATTGGATGCTTCCCACCATCCTGGGTCTGTGGTTGATTGGTGCACAGTTCACATTCATTCTGCTGTCATACGTGAATCTGATCTACACAGTAGTGAGACTGCCTAACAACGAGAGCAGAGTGCAGGTGTTTAATACCTGTATTTGTCACATCATTGTGGTGTCCTGTTACTTTGCCCCCAAGTtggtctctgtgttgttgacgaGGATAGGGGTGAAGCTGAATCTGACGGAGCGTAATGCTTTACTGATTATGGCCACGCTGTTACCTTCTCTGATCAACCCAGTAGTCTTCTGTTTGAAGACCAAGGAGATTAGAAATTGGTTAGAGATTGGTTCAGATACTGTCCACAAAAAATAA